One Halostella limicola genomic window carries:
- a CDS encoding ABC transporter ATP-binding protein: MGIHEEDDDPFEEQRESAENPMGRLFGEYGRENALQFVVGLVASIFARLLDLVPPVLLGFALDSIFRDEKSFTALWLVPDAWLPADPQDQLLFSVGVIGGAFLFGAAFHWIRNWGWNSFAQNIQHAVRTDTYDKMQRLNMDFFADKQTGEMMSILSNDVNRLERFLNDGMNSMFRLSVMVLGIAGILFYYNWQLALVALVAVPLIGLFTYKFIQTIQPKYADVRSSVGKVNSRLENNLGGIQVIKTSNTEEYESDRVEDVSRDYFDANWDAIATRIKFFPGLRLLAGVSFVTTFLVGGYWVLMPSAAGGPGPLTGTLSEGEFVTFILLTQRFIWPMAQFGQIINMYQRARASSERIFGLMDEPSRIEEDPAAEELTVGDGDVEYDGVSFGYDDGETIIEDVSFDVEGGETLALVGPTGAGKSTVLKLLLRMYDVDDGAIRIDGTDLRDVTIPSLRRSIGYVSQETFLFYGTVKENITYGTFDADEEEIVEAAKMAEAHEFITNLPDGYDTDIGERGVKLSGGQRQRISIARAILKDPEILILDEATSDVDTETEMLIQKSLDQLTEDRTTFAIAHRLSTIKDADQIVVLEEGRIVERGAHEELLENDGLYAHLWGVQAGEIDELPEEFVERAAKRQARTESVDD, translated from the coding sequence ATGGGAATCCACGAGGAGGACGACGACCCCTTCGAGGAGCAGCGCGAGAGCGCCGAGAACCCGATGGGGCGGCTGTTCGGGGAGTACGGTCGCGAGAACGCGCTCCAGTTCGTCGTGGGGCTCGTCGCGAGCATCTTCGCGCGGCTGCTCGACCTCGTTCCGCCGGTGCTACTCGGGTTCGCGCTCGACTCCATCTTTCGGGACGAGAAGTCGTTCACGGCGCTGTGGCTGGTCCCGGACGCGTGGCTCCCGGCGGACCCGCAGGACCAGTTGCTGTTCTCCGTCGGCGTGATCGGCGGCGCGTTCCTCTTCGGGGCGGCGTTTCACTGGATCCGCAACTGGGGCTGGAACTCCTTCGCGCAGAACATCCAGCACGCGGTGCGGACGGACACCTACGACAAGATGCAGCGGCTGAACATGGACTTCTTCGCCGACAAGCAGACCGGCGAGATGATGTCGATCCTCTCGAACGACGTGAACCGCCTGGAGCGGTTCCTCAACGACGGGATGAACTCCATGTTCCGCCTGTCGGTGATGGTACTCGGCATCGCCGGCATCCTCTTTTACTACAACTGGCAGCTCGCGCTGGTCGCGCTCGTCGCGGTGCCGCTCATCGGCCTGTTCACCTACAAGTTCATCCAGACGATCCAGCCGAAGTACGCGGACGTGCGCTCCAGCGTCGGCAAGGTCAACTCCCGGCTGGAGAACAACCTCGGCGGCATCCAGGTGATCAAGACGAGCAACACGGAGGAGTACGAGTCGGACCGCGTCGAGGACGTCTCGCGGGACTACTTCGACGCCAACTGGGACGCCATCGCGACGCGGATCAAGTTCTTCCCCGGCCTGCGCCTGCTCGCCGGCGTGAGCTTCGTGACGACCTTCCTCGTCGGCGGCTACTGGGTGCTCATGCCCTCCGCGGCCGGCGGCCCCGGGCCGCTGACCGGCACACTCAGCGAGGGGGAGTTCGTCACGTTCATCCTGCTCACGCAGCGGTTCATCTGGCCGATGGCGCAGTTCGGACAGATAATCAACATGTACCAGCGCGCCCGCGCCTCCAGCGAGCGCATCTTCGGCCTGATGGACGAGCCGAGCCGGATCGAGGAGGACCCCGCCGCGGAGGAACTCACCGTCGGGGACGGCGACGTCGAGTACGACGGCGTCAGCTTCGGCTACGACGACGGCGAGACGATCATCGAGGACGTCTCCTTCGACGTCGAAGGCGGCGAGACGCTCGCGCTGGTGGGGCCGACCGGCGCCGGCAAGTCGACCGTCCTGAAGCTCCTCCTGCGCATGTACGACGTCGACGACGGGGCGATCCGTATCGACGGCACCGACCTCCGCGATGTGACGATCCCCAGCCTCCGGCGGTCGATAGGCTACGTCAGTCAGGAGACGTTCCTCTTCTACGGTACCGTGAAGGAGAACATCACCTACGGCACGTTCGACGCGGACGAGGAGGAGATCGTGGAGGCCGCGAAGATGGCCGAGGCCCACGAGTTCATCACGAACCTCCCGGACGGCTACGACACGGACATCGGCGAGCGCGGCGTGAAGCTCTCCGGCGGCCAGCGCCAGCGCATCTCCATCGCCCGGGCGATCCTCAAAGACCCCGAGATCCTGATCCTCGACGAGGCGACCAGCGACGTGGACACGGAGACGGAGATGCTCATCCAGAAGAGCCTGGACCAGCTCACCGAGGACCGCACCACGTTCGCCATCGCGCACCGGCTCTCCACGATCAAGGACGCCGACCAGATCGTCGTCCTGGAGGAGGGGCGGATCGTCGAGCGCGGCGCGCACGAGGAGCTGCTGGAGAACGACGGCCTCTACGCCCACCTCTGGGGCGTGCAGGCGGGCGAGATCGACGAGCTGCCGGAGGAGTTCGTCGAGCGCGCGGCGAAGCGGCAGGCGCGGACCGAGAGCGTCGACGACTGA
- a CDS encoding creatininase family protein, translating to MHLTDVTWTDAAAAETDLAVVPVGSTEQHGPHASLGTDAITAEAVAAAGVEAYDGEVVVAPPVTVGVAEEHRQFPGTLWVSEDTFRRYVRETVDSLAYHGWDRVVLVNGHGGNVTALREVAGTITRRDDAYAVPFTWFDAVGEHAADMGHGGPLETALLRHVRPDLVEEDRVDEAREGASDGWGDWVSGTNLAFDSAEFTENGVVGDPGEGDAERGEELLDLAAAALAELLDAVEKRDVSRPPDR from the coding sequence GTGCACCTGACCGACGTCACCTGGACGGACGCCGCGGCCGCCGAGACGGACCTCGCCGTGGTGCCCGTCGGCAGCACGGAACAGCACGGCCCTCACGCGTCGCTCGGTACCGACGCGATCACCGCCGAGGCCGTCGCGGCGGCGGGCGTCGAGGCGTACGACGGCGAGGTCGTCGTCGCCCCGCCGGTGACGGTGGGGGTGGCGGAGGAGCACCGCCAGTTCCCGGGGACGCTGTGGGTGAGCGAGGACACCTTCCGTCGGTACGTCCGCGAGACCGTCGACAGCCTCGCGTACCACGGCTGGGACCGGGTCGTGCTCGTCAACGGCCACGGCGGCAACGTCACCGCGCTCCGCGAGGTCGCGGGGACGATCACCCGACGAGACGACGCCTACGCGGTCCCGTTCACCTGGTTCGACGCCGTCGGCGAGCACGCCGCTGACATGGGCCACGGCGGCCCGCTCGAAACCGCGCTCCTGCGTCACGTCCGTCCGGATCTGGTCGAGGAGGACCGGGTCGACGAGGCGAGGGAGGGGGCGAGCGACGGCTGGGGGGACTGGGTGAGCGGGACGAACCTCGCGTTCGACTCCGCGGAGTTCACCGAGAACGGCGTCGTCGGCGACCCCGGCGAGGGCGACGCGGAGCGCGGCGAGGAACTGCTCGACCTGGCAGCCGCGGCGCTGGCGGAGTTGCTCGACGCGGTCGAAAAGCGGGACGTGAGCCGACCGCCCGACCGGTAG
- a CDS encoding GNAT family N-acetyltransferase → MTVEVRRATLDDVDGIRRVAEAGWEAAYGDILAPETRAQCLARWYSPEAVERAVTEPSVGHFVAAADGVVGYASGDVPRTESVGRLSSIYVHPDRWGDGIGTRLLDAVEAYLADRGASEIQILVLADNSVGVEFYRARGFERVETRPTTLAGETLEEYVFRGEV, encoded by the coding sequence ATGACGGTGGAGGTCCGAAGGGCCACGCTCGACGACGTCGACGGTATCCGCCGCGTCGCCGAGGCCGGGTGGGAGGCGGCGTACGGCGACATCCTGGCCCCGGAGACGCGGGCGCAGTGTCTCGCCCGGTGGTACTCGCCGGAGGCGGTCGAACGAGCAGTGACGGAACCCTCGGTTGGACACTTCGTCGCGGCGGCCGACGGCGTAGTCGGCTACGCCAGCGGCGACGTCCCCCGCACGGAGTCGGTCGGCCGCCTGTCCAGCATCTACGTCCATCCGGACCGGTGGGGCGACGGCATCGGTACGCGCCTGCTCGACGCGGTGGAGGCGTACCTCGCCGATCGCGGGGCGTCCGAGATCCAGATACTGGTGCTCGCCGACAACTCCGTCGGCGTCGAGTTCTACCGAGCCCGCGGGTTCGAGCGCGTCGAGACGCGACCGACGACGCTCGCGGGGGAGACACTCGAAGAGTACGTCTTCCGCGGCGAGGTCTGA
- a CDS encoding cation:proton antiporter domain-containing protein gives MEALNLWLAVVGGLTLVLGLFAGLLQSRAYVLSDPMVATLVGVAVGPYGLAVLRLSWVGDPLAVLEQVARLTVAIAVMSIALRLPDEYFWRQRRALSALLLAGMTGMWLASGLLAHLILDVPVWVGLLVGAVVTPTDPVIANTIVTGGTAAENIPTRLRNLISAEAGANDGGAYPFVFLAILVLSHPLETAAVEWVTETLLWEVLGAVAIGAVVGAAAGYAERWTDRQEFLDETSVLTVTVALTFTVLGAVKLLSSDGVLAVFAAGFAYSVLVDPAHEVQEQRFQEVVNRLFTVPGFVVFGMALPWSAWFALGWSGAALVVGVLLLRRIPVVLALRSALGPIERTRDTLFVGWFGPIGLAAVFYATLAARRTGDRRVWVVASLLVAGSVVAHGATATPLTLRFGRAEREENGDGRDDSENGDGSDGGEADDGAVTGQPCSLDPRNPPP, from the coding sequence ATGGAGGCGCTCAACCTGTGGCTCGCCGTCGTCGGCGGACTGACGCTCGTCCTCGGCCTGTTCGCGGGGCTGTTGCAGAGCCGCGCGTACGTCCTCTCGGACCCGATGGTCGCCACGCTGGTCGGCGTCGCCGTCGGGCCGTACGGCCTCGCCGTACTGCGGCTTTCCTGGGTCGGCGACCCCCTCGCAGTGCTCGAACAGGTCGCCCGCCTCACCGTCGCCATCGCGGTGATGAGCATCGCCCTGCGCCTCCCCGACGAGTACTTCTGGCGGCAGCGGCGGGCGCTGTCGGCGCTGCTCCTCGCCGGGATGACGGGGATGTGGCTCGCGAGCGGCCTGCTCGCGCACCTGATCCTCGACGTGCCCGTCTGGGTCGGACTGCTCGTCGGCGCGGTCGTCACCCCGACCGACCCGGTCATCGCGAACACCATCGTCACGGGTGGCACCGCCGCGGAGAACATCCCGACGCGCCTCCGGAACCTCATTTCGGCTGAGGCGGGCGCGAACGACGGTGGGGCGTACCCCTTCGTCTTCCTCGCGATACTCGTCCTCTCACACCCCCTCGAAACGGCGGCGGTCGAGTGGGTGACGGAAACGCTGCTCTGGGAGGTCCTCGGCGCGGTCGCGATCGGCGCGGTGGTCGGGGCCGCCGCCGGCTACGCCGAGCGCTGGACGGACCGCCAGGAGTTCCTCGACGAGACCTCGGTGCTCACCGTCACCGTCGCGCTCACGTTCACCGTCCTCGGGGCCGTAAAGCTGCTCTCCAGCGACGGCGTCCTCGCGGTCTTCGCGGCGGGGTTCGCGTACAGCGTGCTGGTCGACCCGGCCCACGAGGTGCAGGAGCAGCGGTTCCAGGAGGTCGTCAATCGGCTGTTCACCGTCCCGGGCTTCGTCGTCTTCGGGATGGCGCTCCCGTGGTCGGCGTGGTTCGCGCTGGGATGGTCCGGCGCGGCGCTGGTCGTCGGGGTGTTGCTGCTCCGCCGCATACCCGTGGTCCTCGCCCTCCGGAGCGCGCTCGGGCCGATAGAGCGCACGCGCGACACGCTGTTCGTCGGGTGGTTCGGCCCGATCGGTCTCGCGGCGGTGTTCTACGCGACGCTCGCCGCCCGCCGCACCGGCGACCGCCGGGTGTGGGTCGTCGCCAGCCTGCTCGTCGCCGGTTCCGTCGTCGCACACGGCGCGACCGCGACGCCGCTGACGCTGCGGTTCGGTCGCGCGGAGCGGGAGGAGAACGGGGACGGACGTGACGACAGTGAGAACGGGGACGGGTCCGACGGCGGCGAGGCCGACGACGGCGCGGTGACCGGGCAACCCTGTAGTCTCGACCCGCGGAATCCGCCTCCATGA
- a CDS encoding DUF2892 domain-containing protein: protein MESSQDDGGRGRLARKTLTAVLALVAVSSLRKGKRLRGALAAAGAAALGYQATSGSGDLEETLESVTPGESATSAADTDDRSQLRCAACGEPIVPGQSRGPNENDEIVHDDCLEA from the coding sequence ATGGAGTCCAGTCAAGACGACGGCGGCCGCGGTCGACTCGCCCGCAAAACTCTCACTGCAGTTCTGGCGCTCGTCGCTGTCAGTTCGCTTCGAAAGGGGAAGCGATTGCGGGGTGCCCTCGCGGCCGCCGGCGCGGCCGCGCTCGGCTACCAGGCGACGTCCGGGTCCGGCGACCTGGAGGAAACGCTAGAGAGCGTCACCCCGGGCGAGAGTGCAACGTCCGCGGCCGACACCGACGACAGGAGCCAACTCCGCTGTGCGGCCTGCGGTGAGCCGATCGTGCCCGGACAGAGCCGCGGGCCGAACGAGAACGACGAGATCGTTCACGACGACTGCCTGGAGGCGTAA
- a CDS encoding DUF5790 family protein, with product MSQSSLDDDELFGEAASEMRADVEESLDAVRSELPDADDVWETDADNVLGVLNGLRSALDTGDAEEELRDAKKWFTMGQRADAFDDAEDLEEAIEELDELLAGMEDAAEQVGDLTATVPELRGTLQDAEAAADGDSDAADEDADDEGADDAEDEEDEE from the coding sequence ATGAGTCAATCCAGCCTGGACGACGACGAGCTGTTCGGCGAAGCGGCCTCCGAGATGCGGGCGGACGTCGAGGAGTCACTGGACGCCGTCCGGTCCGAACTCCCCGACGCCGACGACGTCTGGGAGACGGACGCCGACAACGTCCTCGGGGTCCTCAACGGGCTCCGATCGGCGCTCGACACCGGCGACGCCGAGGAGGAGCTCCGCGACGCGAAGAAGTGGTTCACCATGGGCCAGCGCGCGGACGCGTTCGACGACGCCGAGGACCTGGAGGAGGCCATCGAGGAGCTGGACGAGCTTCTCGCGGGGATGGAGGACGCCGCCGAACAGGTGGGGGACCTCACGGCCACCGTCCCGGAGCTCCGCGGGACGCTACAGGACGCCGAGGCGGCCGCCGACGGGGACTCGGACGCGGCGGACGAAGACGCGGACGACGAGGGAGCGGACGACGCCGAGGACGAGGAAGACGAGGAGTAA
- a CDS encoding DUF7538 family protein, with translation MNERVAALADQRGWRAEDFAARVHYEGAGDRYSVEYYAPSGCVLYWKVKGDGETAVPVGRETVPDPLRDRIREDLADAGVDPQIEGRSL, from the coding sequence GTGAACGAGCGGGTGGCGGCGCTCGCGGACCAGCGGGGCTGGCGCGCCGAGGACTTCGCCGCGAGGGTCCACTACGAGGGCGCCGGCGACCGGTACAGCGTCGAGTACTACGCGCCGAGCGGCTGCGTGCTGTACTGGAAGGTGAAAGGGGACGGCGAGACCGCGGTGCCGGTCGGCCGCGAGACGGTGCCGGACCCGTTGCGGGACCGCATTCGGGAGGACCTCGCCGACGCGGGCGTCGACCCCCAAATCGAGGGGCGCTCGCTCTGA
- the otsB gene encoding trehalose-phosphatase, whose amino-acid sequence MAADTGENGADAAAEALTDRAADADGLALFTDFDGTLAPIVDRPDAAAMDPAAEDALELLREVPDAAVAAVSGRALDDLRERLTVDDIAYAGNHGLELHADGETTVHPAAEEAEDTLRAVTKHLRETLGVEGAIVENKRVTATVHYRMVDDDEVPIVEKRVREAAADTPLRVTEGKEILELRPDVDWDKGRAVEWLRDRLVPDDETWVPAYVGDDVTDEAAFRALPDGGVGVKVGEGETAADYRVADVDEVRRFLERVAASPALAEPEPDSDPDADG is encoded by the coding sequence ATGGCCGCCGATACCGGCGAGAACGGAGCTGACGCCGCTGCCGAAGCCCTGACCGACCGCGCGGCGGACGCCGACGGTCTCGCCCTTTTCACCGACTTCGACGGCACGCTCGCGCCCATCGTCGACCGCCCCGACGCGGCGGCGATGGATCCCGCCGCGGAGGACGCGCTCGAACTGCTTCGGGAGGTCCCCGACGCGGCGGTCGCGGCGGTCAGCGGCCGCGCGCTGGACGACCTGCGCGAGCGCCTCACCGTCGACGACATCGCCTACGCCGGCAACCACGGCCTCGAACTCCACGCCGACGGGGAGACGACCGTCCACCCCGCCGCCGAGGAAGCCGAGGACACGCTGCGCGCGGTCACGAAGCACCTGCGCGAGACGCTGGGCGTCGAGGGCGCGATCGTCGAGAACAAGCGGGTGACGGCGACGGTCCACTACCGCATGGTCGACGACGACGAGGTGCCGATAGTCGAGAAGCGGGTCCGCGAGGCCGCCGCGGACACGCCGCTCCGCGTGACGGAGGGCAAGGAGATCCTCGAACTCCGCCCCGACGTCGACTGGGACAAGGGCCGCGCCGTCGAGTGGCTGCGCGACCGCCTCGTCCCGGACGACGAGACGTGGGTCCCGGCGTACGTCGGCGACGACGTCACGGACGAGGCGGCCTTCCGCGCGCTTCCGGACGGCGGCGTCGGCGTGAAGGTCGGCGAGGGAGAGACGGCAGCGGACTACCGCGTCGCCGACGTGGACGAGGTCCGGCGGTTCCTCGAACGCGTCGCCGCGTCGCCCGCGCTGGCGGAACCCGAGCCGGACTCCGATCCCGACGCGGACGGGTAA
- a CDS encoding alpha,alpha-trehalose-phosphate synthase (UDP-forming): protein MAGDNVSEAVRAASLLDGDGAPIVVSNRQPYSHEYEDGEVTVDRPAGGLTAALDPVMQTVNGTWVAWGSGDADRDVSEDGAVRVPPDDPSYDLQRVWLDDEQLEGYYYGFSNQTLWPLCHSDTARVHFSTSDWEQYQAVNRQFAEAVTTAADGPEPVVWFQDYHLSLAPRIVRERLLPDAFCMHFWHLPWPGWDSFKICPRAVAVLDGLLANDLLGFHTPDYCRNFFDCVDRTLDASVDRDTGSVRYRGETTTVRPFRLGIDADAQAEQARSSEAEAFSTAFRDEWDIGEDTRVAVGVDRLDYTKGIERRLDALERVWERSPEWRGDLTFVQKGAESRSSIPAYSRLQDRIDDRVTEINERFGTDDWQPIVYTTEMLSQDHLAGLYRGADLALVTPVRDGMNLVAKEYVAAKVGEPGTLVLSEFAGAAEELGDGAELINPYDVDAVADAIERGLRTPDDERRRRMQTLGDQVHENDVYAWIARQFRAARSVQTGQQYEPPQRRQFH from the coding sequence GTGGCCGGCGATAACGTCTCCGAGGCGGTGCGCGCGGCGTCGCTGCTCGACGGTGACGGCGCGCCGATCGTCGTCTCGAACCGCCAGCCCTACAGCCACGAGTACGAGGACGGGGAGGTGACCGTCGACCGCCCCGCGGGCGGACTGACGGCGGCGCTCGATCCCGTCATGCAGACGGTCAACGGGACCTGGGTCGCCTGGGGGAGCGGCGACGCCGACCGCGACGTGAGCGAGGACGGCGCCGTGCGCGTCCCGCCGGACGACCCCTCCTACGACCTCCAGCGTGTCTGGCTCGACGACGAGCAGCTGGAGGGTTACTACTACGGCTTCAGCAACCAGACCCTGTGGCCGCTGTGTCACAGCGACACGGCGCGAGTCCACTTCTCCACGTCGGACTGGGAGCAGTATCAGGCGGTCAACCGCCAGTTCGCCGAAGCGGTGACGACGGCCGCCGACGGCCCGGAACCAGTCGTCTGGTTCCAGGACTACCACCTCTCGCTGGCGCCCCGAATCGTCCGCGAGCGCCTCCTGCCCGACGCGTTCTGCATGCACTTCTGGCACCTGCCGTGGCCCGGGTGGGACTCGTTCAAGATCTGTCCGCGGGCGGTCGCGGTGCTCGACGGCCTGCTCGCCAACGACCTCCTCGGGTTCCATACGCCCGATTACTGCCGGAACTTCTTCGACTGCGTCGACCGGACGCTCGACGCCTCCGTCGACCGCGACACGGGGTCGGTCCGCTACCGGGGCGAGACCACCACCGTCCGCCCGTTCCGCCTCGGTATCGACGCCGACGCACAGGCGGAACAGGCCCGGTCGTCCGAGGCCGAGGCGTTCTCGACCGCGTTCCGCGACGAGTGGGACATCGGCGAGGACACGCGCGTCGCCGTCGGCGTCGACCGCCTCGACTACACCAAGGGGATCGAGCGCCGCCTCGACGCGCTGGAGCGCGTCTGGGAGCGCTCGCCCGAGTGGCGCGGTGACCTCACGTTCGTCCAGAAGGGGGCCGAGAGCCGGAGCTCCATCCCGGCGTACAGCCGCCTGCAGGACCGGATCGACGACCGGGTGACCGAGATCAACGAGCGGTTCGGCACCGACGACTGGCAGCCGATCGTCTACACCACCGAGATGCTCTCCCAGGACCACCTCGCGGGGCTGTACCGCGGCGCCGACCTGGCGCTCGTCACGCCGGTCCGCGACGGGATGAACCTCGTGGCCAAGGAGTACGTCGCCGCGAAGGTCGGGGAACCGGGCACGCTCGTCCTGAGCGAGTTCGCCGGCGCGGCGGAGGAACTGGGGGACGGTGCCGAACTGATCAACCCCTACGATGTCGACGCCGTCGCCGACGCGATAGAGCGGGGCCTCCGCACGCCCGACGACGAGCGCCGGCGGCGGATGCAGACCCTCGGGGATCAGGTCCACGAGAACGACGTGTACGCCTGGATCGCCCGCCAGTTCCGTGCGGCGCGCTCGGTACAGACCGGACAACAGTACGAACCGCCGCAGCGCCGCCAGTTCCACTGA
- a CDS encoding dihydroneopterin aldolase family protein, which yields MTPTEREEACFEAGIKFGTLYHQFAGTPVSPDSARSLERAMAEAIENQPFCESVTVEILDEALEAELAESSSDYTELTGRFMEVEMRIEYEGRVVRTRMEMEDGYPLMKLVDVEG from the coding sequence ATGACCCCGACAGAGCGCGAGGAGGCCTGCTTCGAGGCCGGCATCAAGTTCGGCACGCTCTACCACCAGTTCGCCGGGACGCCCGTCAGCCCCGACAGCGCCCGGAGTCTGGAGCGGGCGATGGCCGAGGCCATCGAGAACCAGCCGTTCTGCGAGTCGGTGACCGTCGAGATACTCGACGAGGCGCTCGAAGCGGAACTCGCGGAGTCGTCGTCCGACTACACCGAACTCACCGGCCGGTTCATGGAGGTCGAGATGCGCATCGAGTACGAGGGCCGCGTCGTCCGGACGCGGATGGAGATGGAGGACGGCTACCCGCTGATGAAGCTCGTCGACGTCGAGGGGTAA
- a CDS encoding DUF192 domain-containing protein, which yields MERWKVLNVAGVFVVLALVGGAAVQAGLVANPFVDDRDRATVTVTDGDGGNGTLAVVEAEVADTNQERYTGLSDHESLENGSGMLFVHDDENDRTYVMREMDFGIDIVFVAANRTITTIHEAPKPGPNEDGEQQRYGGVAKWVLEVPKGYTDAQGIEEGDRIEIEYGNGTANASENATVRINESERRFVNGWSP from the coding sequence ATGGAGCGCTGGAAGGTGCTGAACGTGGCGGGCGTGTTCGTCGTCCTCGCGCTGGTAGGCGGCGCCGCCGTTCAGGCGGGACTCGTGGCGAACCCCTTCGTCGACGACCGCGACCGGGCGACGGTGACGGTCACTGACGGCGACGGGGGCAACGGGACGCTGGCCGTCGTGGAGGCGGAGGTGGCGGACACGAACCAGGAGCGGTACACCGGACTGAGCGACCACGAGTCGCTGGAGAACGGGTCCGGGATGCTGTTCGTCCACGACGACGAGAACGACCGGACGTACGTGATGCGCGAGATGGACTTCGGCATCGACATCGTCTTCGTCGCGGCGAACCGGACGATTACGACCATCCACGAGGCGCCGAAACCCGGGCCGAACGAGGACGGCGAGCAGCAGCGGTACGGCGGCGTCGCGAAGTGGGTGCTCGAAGTGCCGAAGGGGTACACCGACGCGCAGGGCATCGAGGAGGGCGACCGGATCGAGATCGAGTACGGAAACGGGACGGCCAACGCGAGCGAGAACGCGACCGTGCGGATCAACGAGTCCGAGCGCCGCTTCGTCAACGGGTGGTCGCCGTGA
- a CDS encoding DUF5789 family protein has protein sequence MTDDETEMGVDFGDLEEDIENHDYPADTEELLDAYGDETVTFSEGEATFRELLEPMGDQSYESAEGVRTAVFNMVGDEAIGRKNYSDRTPPAPGEDRQDEDEDESGQEASRDQESF, from the coding sequence ATGACAGACGACGAAACGGAGATGGGTGTGGACTTCGGCGACCTCGAAGAGGACATCGAGAACCACGACTATCCTGCCGACACGGAGGAACTGCTCGACGCGTACGGGGACGAGACCGTCACGTTCTCGGAGGGGGAGGCCACATTCCGCGAACTCCTCGAACCGATGGGCGACCAGTCGTACGAATCGGCCGAGGGCGTCCGCACGGCCGTGTTCAATATGGTCGGCGATGAGGCCATCGGCCGGAAGAACTACAGCGACCGGACGCCGCCCGCGCCCGGCGAGGACCGCCAGGACGAGGACGAGGACGAGTCCGGGCAGGAGGCCTCCAGAGACCAGGAGTCGTTCTAG
- a CDS encoding NUDIX hydrolase N-terminal domain-containing protein: MTQSDDAAADLLALLDELRVIAENGLEYADDPYDEERYRRVRELVAEHYGRALDLPDEMVRERLAGELGHVTPKVGATAAVVDDGRVLTMRRPCGDWCLPGGNADPGEDPEETVVREVREETGLDVEPVELVDAYELPPGTDYDPHGAVTLLYRCERVGGDLELSREGEALDWRRPGEVDGWFFDHERYARDALAGVGGPDDP, encoded by the coding sequence ATGACGCAGAGCGACGACGCCGCGGCGGACCTGCTCGCTCTCCTCGACGAGTTGCGCGTGATCGCCGAGAACGGACTGGAGTACGCCGACGACCCGTACGACGAGGAGCGGTACCGGCGGGTCCGCGAACTCGTCGCGGAGCACTACGGCCGGGCGCTCGACCTGCCCGACGAGATGGTCCGGGAGCGACTCGCCGGCGAACTCGGCCACGTCACGCCGAAAGTCGGGGCGACGGCCGCGGTCGTCGACGACGGGCGCGTACTGACGATGCGGCGACCCTGCGGCGACTGGTGTCTGCCGGGGGGCAACGCAGACCCCGGGGAGGACCCCGAGGAGACCGTCGTCCGCGAGGTCCGGGAGGAGACCGGCCTCGACGTCGAGCCGGTCGAACTCGTCGACGCCTACGAGTTGCCGCCCGGGACTGACTACGACCCGCACGGCGCGGTGACGCTCCTCTACCGCTGCGAGCGCGTCGGCGGCGACCTCGAACTCTCCCGCGAGGGCGAGGCGCTCGACTGGCGCCGGCCGGGCGAGGTCGACGGGTGGTTCTTCGACCACGAGCGGTACGCCCGGGACGCGCTGGCCGGCGTCGGCGGCCCCGACGACCCGTAA